A stretch of Schaalia odontolytica DNA encodes these proteins:
- a CDS encoding amino acid ABC transporter ATP-binding protein yields the protein MTTTTPMVSVRGVHKFFGDLHVLRGIDLDIASGEVCVILGPSGSGKSTLLRCLNMLEDISAGRVYVDGELLGYREDKDGVLHERHDKEIAAQRSRIGMVFQRFNLFPHKTALENVMEAPVQVLKRSKSEARAQALELLDRVGLADRADHYPAELSGGQQQRVAIARALAMDPEIMLFDEPTSALDPELVGEVLQVMQDLAASGMTMAVVTHEIGFAREVADQVVFMDGGVIVEAGAPSEVIDNPKSERTKEFFSKVL from the coding sequence ATGACGACTACGACGCCCATGGTCTCCGTTCGCGGAGTCCACAAGTTCTTTGGCGACCTGCACGTCCTGCGGGGCATCGACCTGGATATCGCTTCCGGCGAGGTCTGCGTCATCCTTGGTCCCTCGGGTTCGGGCAAGTCGACACTCCTGCGCTGCCTGAACATGCTCGAGGACATTAGCGCCGGCCGCGTGTACGTCGACGGTGAGCTGCTCGGCTACCGTGAGGACAAGGATGGCGTGCTCCACGAGCGCCACGATAAGGAGATCGCTGCTCAGCGTTCTCGGATCGGCATGGTGTTCCAGCGCTTCAATCTCTTCCCGCACAAGACGGCGCTCGAAAATGTCATGGAGGCCCCCGTTCAGGTCCTCAAGCGTTCGAAGAGCGAGGCACGCGCCCAGGCTCTCGAACTGCTTGATCGCGTCGGTCTGGCTGATCGCGCGGACCATTACCCGGCGGAGCTTTCGGGCGGGCAGCAGCAGCGAGTTGCCATCGCCCGTGCGCTCGCCATGGATCCGGAGATCATGCTCTTTGATGAGCCGACCTCAGCGCTCGATCCCGAGCTCGTCGGCGAGGTACTCCAGGTTATGCAGGACCTCGCTGCATCGGGCATGACGATGGCGGTTGTCACTCACGAGATCGGGTTCGCCCGCGAAGTCGCGGACCAGGTTGTTTTTATGGATGGTGGCGTGATCGTCGAGGCCGGAGCCCCCTCCGAGGTCATCGATAACCCGAAGTCTGAGCGAACCAAGGAGTTCTTCTCCAAGGTTCTGTAA
- a CDS encoding amino acid ABC transporter permease: MATIKDGVELIDAKPVPRPGRWASAIVAAILAAMAAHALVTNANFQWPVVFQWLFSRSIMQGVLFTIILTILAMVVGTALAITMAIMRQSVNPVLRWVAMAYIWFFRGTPIYTQLIFWSLLPTLYPKLSFGVPFLGSLWGWELTFDTATYFTPFWMAFIGLGLNEGAYLAEIMRAGLLSVSKGQWEAATALGMPRGTIFRRIILPQAMRVIVPPIGNETISMLKTTSLVSAIPFTLELTFIARQRGQATFAPVPLLIAAAIWYLVITSLLMWIQSFIEKYYGKGFERRDNAGAHSPATSSSSDDDEDAKATKLKFLDVTP, from the coding sequence ATGGCAACCATCAAAGACGGCGTTGAGCTGATCGACGCGAAACCAGTCCCCCGCCCGGGGAGGTGGGCAAGCGCAATCGTCGCGGCAATCCTTGCGGCAATGGCAGCCCACGCGCTGGTAACGAACGCGAACTTCCAGTGGCCAGTCGTGTTCCAGTGGCTGTTCTCGCGTTCGATCATGCAGGGCGTGCTCTTCACGATCATCCTGACGATCCTCGCAATGGTGGTGGGCACCGCTCTCGCCATCACGATGGCGATCATGCGCCAGTCCGTGAATCCGGTCCTGCGCTGGGTGGCGATGGCCTACATCTGGTTCTTCCGCGGAACCCCTATCTACACGCAGTTGATTTTCTGGTCGCTGCTGCCCACGCTCTACCCGAAGCTCTCCTTCGGTGTGCCGTTCCTCGGCTCGCTGTGGGGCTGGGAGCTGACGTTCGATACGGCCACCTACTTCACGCCGTTCTGGATGGCGTTCATTGGCTTGGGCCTGAACGAGGGCGCGTACCTCGCGGAAATTATGCGTGCAGGCCTGCTGAGTGTCTCGAAGGGCCAGTGGGAGGCCGCCACCGCGCTGGGAATGCCGCGTGGAACGATCTTCCGCCGCATCATCCTTCCTCAGGCAATGCGTGTGATTGTGCCGCCGATCGGAAATGAGACAATTTCGATGCTGAAGACGACCTCCCTGGTCTCGGCGATTCCCTTCACCCTCGAACTTACGTTCATTGCGCGTCAGCGTGGCCAGGCGACTTTCGCTCCCGTGCCGCTTCTGATTGCGGCTGCGATTTGGTACCTTGTCATCACGAGTCTCCTGATGTGGATTCAGTCCTTCATCGAGAAGTACTACGGCAAGGGCTTCGAGCGCCGTGACAACGCCGGTGCCCACTCCCCCGCCACGTCATCTTCTTCCGATGACGACGAAGATGCCAAGGCCACCAAGCTCAAGTTTTTGGATGTGACACCATGA
- a CDS encoding ABC transporter substrate-binding protein produces the protein MTISKAHALIVLAAAAALPLAACADPTSTSSSTSGSESTSAAATTASYDVSKIPTVDEIAALVPAEVKERGTLRNGASADYAPAEFLGDDSQTPQGYDVDINKALAKVMGLNEGTTNHAEFPTIIPALGTKFDVGISSFTITSEREEQANLISYVEVGSAYGVAAGNPKNFDPTNPCGKTIGVQTGTAQEDYATELSEQCVADGKDKITIMPHDLQTDIATKVIGGQYDATFADSTVIGYTASLSGGQIEQVGDVVESAPQGVAINKNDEQLTQAVQKAMQYLMDNGYLKDILTTYGAQDAALTTAELNPATND, from the coding sequence ATGACCATCTCGAAGGCACACGCCCTCATCGTCCTCGCAGCCGCAGCTGCTCTCCCTCTCGCCGCCTGCGCGGATCCGACGTCGACCAGCTCGTCGACCAGCGGATCTGAGAGCACCTCGGCCGCGGCAACCACGGCCTCGTACGACGTGTCGAAGATCCCGACCGTCGACGAAATCGCCGCCCTGGTTCCCGCCGAGGTCAAGGAGCGCGGCACGCTCCGTAACGGAGCCTCCGCCGACTACGCACCCGCGGAGTTCCTCGGTGACGATTCGCAGACCCCTCAGGGATACGATGTCGACATCAACAAGGCGCTCGCCAAGGTCATGGGTCTGAACGAGGGAACCACGAACCACGCTGAGTTCCCGACCATCATTCCGGCGCTGGGCACGAAGTTCGACGTGGGTATCTCCTCCTTCACGATCACCTCCGAACGCGAGGAGCAGGCGAACCTGATCTCCTATGTTGAGGTGGGCTCCGCCTACGGCGTCGCTGCGGGCAACCCGAAGAATTTCGATCCGACCAACCCCTGTGGCAAGACGATCGGTGTGCAGACCGGTACCGCGCAGGAAGACTACGCAACCGAGCTGTCGGAACAGTGCGTAGCCGACGGCAAGGACAAGATCACCATCATGCCGCACGACCTGCAGACCGACATTGCTACGAAGGTCATTGGCGGCCAGTACGACGCCACCTTCGCTGACTCGACCGTTATCGGCTACACCGCGTCTCTATCGGGCGGCCAGATCGAGCAGGTCGGTGACGTCGTCGAGTCCGCCCCGCAGGGCGTTGCCATCAACAAGAACGACGAGCAGCTGACACAGGCCGTCCAGAAGGCTATGCAGTACCTGATGGACAATGGCTACCTGAAGGACATCCTGACCACCTATGGCGCTCAGGACGCAGCGCTGACCACCGCCGAGCTGAACCCGGCGACGAACGACTGA
- a CDS encoding ABC transporter substrate-binding protein, which produces MHTKKLLATLTLASTATAMAACADPTTSTSTADATTGTAASTTSHYDVSSIPTVDEIAALVPNDIKKRGTLRNGASTGYAPAEYMDADGQTPIGYDIDINKALAKVMGLNAGETKHSEFPTIIPALGTKFDVGISSFTITSEREQQVNMVSYLNVGSAWGVAAGNPKNFDPSNPCGATIAVQTGTAQEEYAATLSDECVAAGKEKIIVMPHELQTDIATKLIGGQYDATLADSTVIGYTSSQSAGKIEQLGDTFESAPQGVAVAKDDAQLAEAVQKAMQYLMDNGYLTDILASYGAEDAVLTTAALNPTVD; this is translated from the coding sequence ATGCACACCAAGAAGCTTCTCGCCACGCTCACTCTGGCCAGTACCGCGACCGCAATGGCCGCATGCGCAGACCCCACGACGAGTACGAGTACCGCAGACGCGACGACAGGGACAGCCGCATCAACCACCTCACACTACGACGTCTCATCGATCCCGACCGTCGACGAGATTGCAGCGCTCGTCCCGAACGACATTAAGAAGCGGGGCACCCTGCGTAACGGAGCTTCTACCGGATATGCACCTGCCGAATACATGGATGCTGATGGACAGACTCCCATTGGCTATGACATTGACATTAACAAGGCGCTTGCCAAGGTCATGGGTCTGAATGCCGGGGAAACGAAGCACTCCGAATTCCCCACGATCATCCCCGCTCTCGGCACGAAGTTCGACGTGGGTATCTCGTCATTCACCATTACCTCCGAGCGCGAGCAGCAAGTCAACATGGTGTCTTACCTGAACGTCGGATCCGCATGGGGCGTCGCTGCTGGCAATCCGAAGAATTTTGACCCGTCTAACCCGTGCGGCGCGACCATTGCGGTTCAGACCGGCACGGCTCAGGAGGAATACGCGGCCACGCTCTCTGACGAGTGCGTCGCGGCCGGCAAGGAAAAGATCATCGTCATGCCGCACGAGCTCCAGACGGACATCGCCACCAAGCTGATCGGCGGCCAGTACGACGCAACCCTCGCGGACTCAACAGTCATTGGCTACACGAGCTCGCAGTCTGCCGGCAAGATTGAGCAGCTTGGCGACACGTTTGAGTCAGCCCCTCAGGGCGTGGCGGTCGCGAAGGATGACGCGCAGCTTGCTGAGGCGGTCCAGAAGGCTATGCAGTACCTGATGGACAACGGCTACCTCACCGACATTCTGGCGTCCTACGGCGCTGAGGATGCAGTACTGACGACAGCTGCACTCAACCCGACCGTCGACTGA
- a CDS encoding DUF4191 domain-containing protein, whose translation MSESNPPGKRRFYQNVLDAYRLTKRTYPALPWMLLGTAAAVIAIFMLVAWLTNMSFIGWLVVGIMGSFTAALLLLSILTRRALYSQVEDTAGAVKVALSQIQRGWVIPEQPVAYTREQDLVWRIVGRAGVVLISEGPTSRVRPLLQAETKRVTKVMRNVPVHQIQVGHDDGQIALKDLQRELRKLKNVLTPEEVPQVSARINALRSGEPPIPKGIDPLRAKPSRRALRGN comes from the coding sequence ATGAGTGAATCGAATCCCCCCGGCAAGAGGCGCTTCTATCAGAACGTCCTCGACGCATACCGACTGACCAAACGCACCTACCCGGCACTTCCGTGGATGCTTCTCGGAACGGCCGCTGCGGTGATCGCCATCTTCATGCTGGTCGCCTGGCTGACCAACATGTCGTTTATTGGCTGGCTTGTCGTCGGCATTATGGGCTCGTTCACCGCAGCCCTCTTGCTGTTGAGCATTCTGACCCGCCGCGCACTGTACTCGCAGGTCGAGGATACGGCGGGTGCCGTGAAGGTTGCGCTGTCCCAGATTCAGCGCGGCTGGGTGATTCCCGAGCAGCCCGTGGCGTACACGCGCGAGCAGGACCTCGTGTGGCGCATTGTTGGCCGGGCCGGCGTCGTTCTCATCTCCGAGGGCCCCACGTCCCGGGTTCGCCCCCTCCTCCAGGCCGAAACGAAGCGCGTCACCAAGGTCATGCGCAACGTTCCTGTTCATCAGATCCAGGTGGGTCACGATGACGGGCAGATCGCTCTGAAGGATCTGCAGCGCGAGCTGCGCAAGCTGAAGAACGTGCTGACCCCCGAGGAAGTTCCCCAGGTCTCGGCACGCATCAACGCTCTCCGATCGGGCGAGCCTCCCATTCCAAAGGGCATCGATCCTCTCCGCGCCAAGCCGTCACGCCGTGCACTTCGCGGCAACTGA
- a CDS encoding protein kinase domain-containing protein: protein MNIGGYDVGQIFHIGATGPVWRTRTDAGEALLSLRAAGDGERCLERWKAWASITSRHVVALRDVARSDDGRWAIVYDYVAGRPLDAEIGSPDLRPIATRRQIIEGIAAGVSALHSAGIVHGDLTPSNIIVTPSGRAVIIDLVDELGEHDGTPGWSQGLSGQGADRACLRQLAHLLHMDEALAELGFDEPNDCLAEATPVVDDPVEHPISREPVDPERVIADLRAAALREDTLRDGRPERLAASTPQNVRGGRQESQRGRRRALGVLAMGLTAIIAGVSIMAYGLLRSGVSGGQSGVSVHSDPSQSLEQSTGSACDVSTLSETINRAIRTRDEAVVAGDPTSLESVLGGELLDQDKQRIATMQSDGVRVSQLSSQIGDVSVLACEPGAIDVGATLTVLTSETCRAGTCEKRSEPQVTDLRVRVDPVSGKVVKAEPVDQDSGAAAQ from the coding sequence ATGAACATTGGCGGTTACGACGTTGGCCAAATCTTCCATATCGGGGCGACGGGCCCCGTATGGCGTACGCGCACGGATGCGGGTGAGGCGCTATTGTCGCTACGCGCCGCCGGAGATGGAGAGCGCTGCCTCGAGCGGTGGAAGGCATGGGCCTCGATCACGTCGCGACACGTTGTTGCCCTGCGCGATGTTGCGCGATCAGATGACGGCCGCTGGGCAATCGTTTACGACTATGTGGCAGGACGTCCCCTCGATGCGGAAATTGGCTCGCCCGACTTGCGTCCAATCGCGACAAGGCGCCAGATCATCGAAGGAATTGCCGCCGGAGTCAGTGCTCTGCACAGCGCTGGAATCGTCCACGGGGATTTAACGCCCTCCAACATCATCGTGACGCCATCCGGCCGCGCGGTCATCATCGATCTCGTCGACGAGTTGGGAGAGCATGACGGAACCCCCGGGTGGAGCCAAGGGCTCAGTGGGCAGGGGGCTGATCGCGCGTGCCTGCGTCAGCTCGCGCACCTTCTGCACATGGACGAGGCACTGGCTGAGCTCGGCTTCGATGAGCCTAACGATTGTCTTGCAGAAGCGACGCCCGTTGTTGACGATCCTGTCGAGCACCCTATTTCGCGTGAGCCCGTGGATCCCGAGCGCGTCATCGCTGACTTGCGCGCTGCGGCACTGCGCGAAGATACCCTCAGAGATGGGCGGCCCGAGCGCCTGGCTGCGTCGACACCGCAGAATGTGCGTGGCGGAAGACAGGAATCACAGCGTGGTCGGCGCCGAGCGCTCGGCGTCCTCGCTATGGGGCTGACGGCGATCATCGCAGGTGTGTCCATCATGGCCTACGGCTTGCTGCGCAGCGGTGTAAGCGGTGGCCAATCGGGAGTATCTGTCCATAGCGATCCCTCACAATCGCTTGAGCAGTCGACTGGGAGCGCGTGCGATGTTTCTACCCTGTCAGAAACGATTAATCGTGCGATCCGCACACGCGACGAAGCCGTAGTCGCCGGTGACCCGACGTCTCTCGAGAGCGTTCTCGGTGGCGAGCTGCTCGATCAAGACAAGCAGCGCATCGCAACGATGCAAAGCGACGGAGTGCGCGTCTCGCAGTTGTCCTCCCAGATCGGTGATGTGTCCGTCTTAGCCTGTGAGCCGGGCGCCATCGATGTCGGTGCGACGTTGACGGTTCTCACCTCGGAAACATGTCGCGCTGGAACGTGTGAGAAGCGCTCGGAGCCCCAAGTAACCGATCTTCGCGTGCGCGTCGATCCAGTGTCGGGAAAGGTCGTGAAGGCTGAGCCCGTTGATCAGGATAGTGGTGCGGCGGCGCAATAA
- the sucB gene encoding 2-oxoglutarate dehydrogenase, E2 component, dihydrolipoamide succinyltransferase — MATSVTMPALGESVTEGTVTTWLKQVGDTVELDEPIVEVSTDKVDSEVPSPVAGVLLEILVPEDETVEVGTEIARIGDASEASAAPAAAPAAAPVEAPAAPAAAPVETAAAPASAPAQGTEVRMPALGESVTEGTVTTWLKSVGDAVDADEPLLEVSTDKVDSEVPSPVAGFLAEIRVPEDETVEVGTVVAIISSSAPSAAPVAEAAAPAAPAAPAAPAAPVAPAAPAAPAAPATPAAPAAPAAPVDPFPNASTLAQTASAAPVVETPVAVTGSAYVTPIVRKLARELGVDLASVSGTGVGGRVRREDIEAAAAAARAAVAAPAAQAAAVREPSPLRGTTEKMSRLRQTIARRMVESLQTAAQLTTVIEVDVTKVAALRARSKDAFLAKHGTKLTFLPFFVKAATEALAYHPKINATINDKEVTYFDYEHVGIAVDTPRGLLVPVMKNAGDKDIAGIAASINDLAARTRDSKIGPDELSGSTFTVTNTGSGGALFDTPVLNMPETAIMGVGTIVKRPVVMKGADGADVIAIRSMVYLSLSYDHRLVDGADASRFLMDVKKRLEEGAFESDLGL; from the coding sequence ATGGCAACTTCAGTGACCATGCCCGCTCTGGGCGAGTCCGTCACCGAGGGCACCGTCACCACGTGGCTCAAGCAGGTCGGCGACACCGTCGAACTCGACGAGCCCATCGTTGAGGTGTCCACGGACAAGGTCGACTCCGAGGTCCCTTCCCCCGTGGCCGGCGTCCTGCTGGAAATCCTGGTCCCCGAGGATGAGACTGTCGAGGTCGGCACCGAGATCGCTCGCATTGGCGATGCGTCTGAGGCTTCGGCAGCCCCTGCTGCTGCACCCGCGGCTGCTCCCGTCGAGGCTCCGGCAGCGCCTGCTGCAGCTCCTGTTGAGACCGCTGCCGCCCCTGCCTCCGCTCCCGCGCAGGGTACTGAGGTGCGCATGCCCGCTCTGGGCGAGTCCGTCACCGAGGGCACCGTCACCACGTGGCTGAAGTCCGTGGGCGACGCCGTTGACGCCGACGAGCCGCTGCTCGAGGTCTCCACGGACAAGGTCGACTCCGAGGTCCCCTCCCCCGTGGCCGGTTTCCTGGCAGAGATCCGCGTTCCCGAGGACGAGACCGTCGAGGTCGGTACCGTCGTCGCGATTATTTCGTCGTCGGCCCCCTCTGCTGCTCCCGTCGCCGAGGCAGCTGCCCCGGCCGCTCCGGCCGCCCCCGCGGCACCGGCCGCTCCGGTTGCCCCAGCTGCTCCCGCAGCGCCCGCTGCCCCGGCAACTCCGGCAGCTCCGGCAGCTCCGGCAGCTCCGGTTGATCCCTTCCCGAACGCCTCGACGCTGGCGCAGACGGCTTCCGCTGCTCCGGTCGTTGAAACCCCTGTTGCCGTGACCGGGTCCGCGTATGTCACCCCGATCGTTCGTAAGCTCGCCCGCGAGCTCGGCGTCGATCTGGCGTCCGTGTCGGGCACGGGTGTCGGCGGCCGCGTGCGCCGCGAGGACATCGAGGCTGCCGCCGCTGCCGCCCGCGCTGCCGTTGCTGCTCCCGCCGCGCAGGCAGCCGCCGTTCGCGAACCCTCGCCGCTGCGTGGCACGACCGAAAAGATGTCGCGACTGCGTCAGACGATCGCCCGCCGTATGGTCGAGTCTCTGCAGACCGCGGCTCAGCTGACCACGGTTATCGAGGTCGACGTCACGAAGGTTGCCGCTCTGCGCGCGCGTTCGAAGGACGCGTTCCTTGCCAAGCACGGCACCAAGCTGACGTTCCTGCCCTTCTTCGTGAAGGCCGCGACCGAGGCCCTCGCCTACCACCCGAAGATCAACGCGACGATCAACGACAAGGAGGTCACGTACTTCGATTACGAGCACGTGGGCATCGCCGTTGACACGCCGCGCGGTCTGCTGGTCCCGGTGATGAAGAACGCCGGAGACAAGGACATCGCGGGCATCGCCGCCTCGATCAACGATCTGGCTGCTCGTACTCGCGACTCGAAGATTGGCCCCGACGAGCTGTCCGGCTCGACGTTCACGGTGACCAACACCGGTTCGGGCGGCGCGCTCTTCGATACGCCGGTCCTCAACATGCCGGAGACCGCGATCATGGGCGTTGGCACGATCGTGAAGCGTCCCGTCGTGATGAAGGGTGCCGACGGCGCCGACGTCATCGCGATTCGCTCGATGGTCTACCTGTCGCTGTCCTACGACCACCGCCTGGTTGACGGTGCCGACGCTTCGCGCTTCCTCATGGATGTGAAGAAGCGCCTGGAGGAAGGCGCGTTCGAGTCCGACCTCGGACTCTGA
- the lpdA gene encoding dihydrolipoyl dehydrogenase, protein MSESTYDIVILGAGSGGYATALRAAQLGMKVALIDGDKVGGTCLHRGCIPTKAYLHAAETAEAVRESSKFGVSSTFNGIDMAQVGKYRDSVISGLYKGLQGLLKSRNVEVISGWGRLADANTIEVNGQRITGRNIVLATGSYSRSIPGLEIGGRVISSDQALQMDWVPSSAVILGGGVIGLEFASVWRSFGAEVTIIEALPHLANNEDEAISKQLERAYRKRGIKFHTNTRFASATQNEQGVHVTTEDGKAFDADVLLVAVGRGPVTEGLGYEQAGITLDRGFVITNDRLHTGVGNIYAVGDIVPGLQLAHRGFMQGIFVAEEIAGLNPTMQADINIPRVTFCEPEIASVGMTEKQAREKFGDQVRTVEYNLAGNGKSSILATSGIIKLVSVEGGPIVGFHGIGARIGEQIGEGELMVNWEAYPSDVASLIHAHPSQNESLGEAAMALAGKPLHVHN, encoded by the coding sequence TTGAGCGAATCGACCTACGACATCGTCATTCTGGGTGCGGGTTCCGGCGGCTACGCGACCGCCCTGCGCGCTGCGCAGCTGGGCATGAAGGTCGCCCTCATCGACGGTGACAAGGTGGGCGGCACCTGCCTGCACCGCGGCTGCATCCCCACCAAGGCATACCTGCACGCTGCAGAAACGGCCGAGGCCGTGCGCGAGTCGTCCAAGTTCGGCGTCTCCTCCACCTTCAACGGCATCGATATGGCTCAGGTGGGCAAGTACCGCGACTCCGTCATCTCCGGCCTGTACAAGGGCCTGCAGGGCCTGCTCAAGTCTCGCAACGTCGAGGTCATCTCCGGCTGGGGCCGCCTCGCCGACGCGAACACCATCGAGGTGAACGGCCAGCGCATTACCGGCCGCAACATCGTTCTGGCGACCGGCTCCTACTCGCGTTCGATCCCCGGCCTCGAGATCGGCGGCCGCGTGATCTCCTCCGACCAGGCCCTTCAGATGGATTGGGTTCCCTCCTCCGCCGTGATTCTTGGCGGCGGCGTCATCGGCCTGGAGTTTGCCTCCGTGTGGCGCAGCTTCGGCGCCGAGGTCACGATCATTGAAGCGCTGCCCCACCTCGCCAACAACGAAGACGAGGCCATCTCCAAGCAGCTCGAGCGCGCCTATCGCAAGCGCGGCATCAAGTTCCACACGAACACTCGCTTCGCCTCGGCCACGCAGAACGAGCAGGGCGTGCACGTCACGACCGAAGACGGCAAGGCTTTCGACGCCGACGTCCTTCTGGTCGCAGTTGGCCGCGGCCCCGTCACCGAGGGCCTGGGCTACGAGCAGGCCGGCATCACGCTGGATCGCGGCTTCGTGATCACCAACGACCGCCTGCACACCGGCGTTGGAAACATCTACGCGGTCGGCGACATCGTTCCCGGCCTTCAGCTGGCACACCGCGGCTTCATGCAGGGCATCTTCGTCGCCGAAGAGATCGCCGGCCTGAACCCGACCATGCAGGCTGATATCAACATCCCGCGCGTGACATTCTGCGAGCCGGAGATTGCCTCCGTCGGCATGACCGAGAAGCAGGCACGCGAAAAGTTTGGAGACCAGGTGCGCACCGTCGAGTACAACCTCGCCGGCAACGGAAAGTCGTCTATCCTGGCCACATCGGGCATCATCAAGCTGGTCTCGGTTGAGGGCGGTCCGATCGTGGGCTTCCACGGCATCGGCGCGCGCATCGGCGAGCAGATTGGTGAGGGCGAGCTCATGGTGAATTGGGAGGCATACCCCTCGGATGTCGCTTCCCTGATCCACGCACACCCCAGCCAGAACGAGTCGCTTGGCGAAGCGGCTATGGCGCTGGCAGGCAAGCCGCTCCACGTCCACAACTGA
- a CDS encoding tRNA (cytidine(34)-2'-O)-methyltransferase, with protein MLHIIFWEPEIPGNTGAAIRLSACTGSMLHLVKPLGFDMDDAKLRRAGLDYHDLAHVMVHDSLDEALAEVPGRVWALTGHATTMYSDVSYADGDGLLFGRESVGLSEDAMHHPRVEDRVRIQMVNGVRSLNLANSASIVLYEAWRQLGFPNGV; from the coding sequence ATGCTGCACATTATTTTTTGGGAGCCGGAAATCCCCGGCAATACGGGTGCCGCTATTCGCCTGTCCGCGTGCACTGGATCGATGCTGCACTTGGTCAAGCCGCTGGGCTTCGACATGGACGACGCGAAGCTCCGCCGCGCAGGCCTGGACTACCACGACCTCGCGCACGTTATGGTGCACGATTCTCTCGATGAGGCACTCGCCGAGGTTCCAGGGCGCGTCTGGGCGCTCACGGGCCACGCGACCACTATGTACTCCGACGTCTCCTATGCCGATGGAGACGGCCTCCTCTTTGGGCGCGAGTCGGTCGGCCTGTCGGAGGATGCGATGCATCATCCGCGTGTGGAGGATCGCGTGCGCATTCAGATGGTTAACGGGGTGCGTTCGCTCAACTTGGCCAACTCCGCATCGATCGTCCTGTACGAGGCCTGGCGACAGCTGGGTTTCCCGAACGGCGTCTAA
- a CDS encoding YbhB/YbcL family Raf kinase inhibitor-like protein — protein sequence MNIDQRPLAPSPYEGLEVPMFTLSSSVLTDGAPMPESATAEAGSLSPDLTWHGFPEDTASFMLTCFDPDAPIPSGWWHWAILDIPSSMTHLEAGAGASDLMLDGPAFHLRGDAGEASYFGAAPPAGDRPHRYVFTVHALDTDSLGLDDDATPAMASFVALEHTIARASLTVTHQA from the coding sequence ATGAACATCGACCAGCGCCCCCTTGCCCCCAGCCCCTACGAGGGCCTGGAAGTCCCCATGTTTACGCTGTCATCGAGCGTTCTCACCGACGGCGCGCCTATGCCCGAGTCGGCGACCGCCGAGGCCGGATCCCTTTCCCCGGACCTCACCTGGCACGGTTTCCCCGAGGACACGGCGAGCTTCATGCTGACCTGCTTTGACCCGGACGCCCCGATCCCCTCGGGCTGGTGGCACTGGGCAATTCTTGACATCCCGTCGTCCATGACCCACCTGGAGGCGGGTGCCGGAGCATCCGACCTCATGCTGGACGGTCCGGCTTTCCATCTGCGCGGCGATGCGGGAGAGGCCTCCTACTTCGGAGCCGCTCCCCCCGCCGGCGACCGCCCCCACCGCTACGTATTCACGGTGCACGCCCTCGATACGGATTCGCTGGGGCTCGACGACGACGCGACCCCAGCCATGGCCTCGTTCGTGGCGCTCGAGCACACGATCGCACGCGCCTCCCTGACCGTGACCCACCAGGCCTGA